The DNA segment CAGCTGCCTCTGAAAAAAGGGCAGACCATTGTCGAGATCGACGAGCGCTATTTCAGGCCTACAGAAGTGGATTTTCTGCTTGGAGATCCGTCAAAAGCCAAAAAGAAACTGAAATGGATACCTGAAACTACATTCGCGGATCTGGTGAATGAAATGGTATTGTCAGATCTTCTGGAAGCCTCCAAAGTATCTCATCTGAATCTGAGCGGCTTTAAGATAGGCCACAGATACGAGGTGTAATGTTGGAAAAAGCTGCGAAAATTTACATAGCCGGACATGATGGCTTAGTAGGCAGCGCCTTTGTCAGGAAATTGAAAGAACAGGGCTACGAAAATCTGATTTTCGCGCATTACACTGAAGTGGATCTCAGAAGACAGGAAGACACTGAGCGTTTTTTTGAAAAACACAAACCTGAATATGTATTCCTGGCAGCAGCCAAAGTCGGCGGGATTCTAGCCAACAACACCTATAAGGCAGAATTCATTTACGACAATCTGATGATTGCCACAAATGTGATCCACAGTTCCTATAAATTCGGAGTGAAGAAGCTTTTGAATCTGGGTTCTTCCTGCATTTACCCCAAGCTCGCGCCTCAGCCGCTCAAGGAAGAATACCTGCTCACCGGCCCGCTGGAACCGACCAATGAGCCCTATGCGATTGCCAAGATCGCTGCGATCAAGCTCTGCCGCTATTACAACGAGCAATACGGCACAAATTTCATCTCAGTGATGCCTACCAACATGTATGGCCCGCACGACAACTTCAATCTGGAAACTTCGCATGTCCTGCCAGCCATGCTGCGCAAGTTCCAGCTGGCAAAACTGCTCTCTGAAGAAAAATATGATGCTGTGATTTCAGACTTGAAAAAATACGGCAATTTCCCGGCAGATTTGTCCACCGCTCTTTCCAATCACCATTCACTAACCACCAGTCACTTATCCCGTTTCGGCATCTACCCAGACCATGTCTCACTCTGGGGTTCAGGAACGCCATACCGTGAATTCCTGCATGTGGATGACATGGTTGATGCCTGCCTGATGCTGATGGAAAAATTCAGCTGCCAGGAAATCGGAGAACTGATCAATATCGGAACAGGAGAAGACACGACCATCAAGGATCTGGCGGAATTGATCAGAGGGATTGTAGGATTTAATGGTGAAATCAGATGGGATTCATCCAAGCCTGACGGCACGCCCAAGAAACAGCAGGATGTATCCAGGCTGAACGGTCTGAAATGGAAAGCAAAAATTGACATCAAGGAAGGAATCAAAAAATACTATCAGTGGTATTTGAATAATTGCATAGGAAAGTGAATGGTGAATAGCGGATAGCGGATGGTGAATAGTGAATGGTGAATGGCGGATGTTCTGATTTTCACAAGGCTGATCTGACTGCCACTTGCGCGAATATAGATAAAGCAGGCAGGCTGCTGGGCTGGAAACCCGAGATTTCACTCCAGGAAGGCGTGGCCAGGACAGTAAAATGGATGAAAGACAACTGGGACTGGGTCAAAGCTTTGAAAATCTGATATTTACCTTGTAAATTGTCCTGAATAAGAATATAATTGCCTTGTATAATGTCCATAAAAAGGATATTAATGGGGGCAATATGTACAGAAAAGCTTTGGAATATCTGCTGGAATGGAAGAAGCGCGGGAGCAGGAAACCGCTCGTGATCAGAGGTGCCAGGCAGGTGGGGAAGACCTACCTGGTGCGCGAACTGGGGAAAAAGTTCGCCAGTATCCTGGAAATCAATTTTGACAGGAATCCGGAAAAGGCTGAACTCTTTGCATCAAGGGACGCGGCCAAGATCGTTAGGCTCCTGGAAGTGGATGCAAACGCAGAGGTCATTCCAGGTAAAACGCTGATTTTTCTCGATGAGATTCAGGCTGTGCCTGATCTGCTGCCTGTTTTACGGTACTTCCATGAGGAACTCCCTGAAATCCATCTGATAGCCGCAGGCTCATTGCTGGATTTCGTGCTGTCTGACCATGATTTCCCGATGCCTGTCGGCAGGGTGGAATACCTGCATCTGGGTCCGCTGGATTTCGAGGAATTTCTGGCTGCCGTAGGTGAAGCCAGGCTGCTGGAATTTTTGCGTAACTATTCGCCTATTGAATCGATGCCTGCCCCTTTTCACGGCAAACTGCTTCAGCTGCTGAGGGATTTTTTTATCGTGGGAGGCATGCCGTCAGGCATCAGGGCTTATCTTGATTCCGGAAAGATCACGGAAGCCAACAGGGAGCAGCAATCGATAATCCAGACCTTTGAGGATGATTTCGGAAAATACTGCAGGCGCTGCGATCCGATTCTGCTGAGAAAGACCTTCCGCATGCTGCCAGCCCTGCTCGGTTGCAAGGTCAAATATTCGCGCATCGATCCCGGAGCAAAGGCCAAAGCAGTTTCAGACTGCATTCATCTGCTGGAGCTGGCGCGGATAGTCTTCAGGGTCAGCCACAGTTCGGGAAACGGCATCCCGCTCGGCGCTGAAGCAGACAGCAGGGATTTCAAGCTGCTTTTTCTGGACATCGGCCTTGCAGTCAGCATGCTTGGCTTGAATTCCAGGGTTCTCACAGGAAGCGAAAGCATCATGCTGATCAACAGCGGCGCAATTGCTGAGCAGTTCGTCGGACAACACCTCGCTTATTCAGGGGAAGCTTATGAAACTCCAGGGCTTCATTACTGGAACCGCGAGAAAAAAAGCTCTTCCGCGGAAGTGGATTTTCTGATCCAATCCGGGAACAAAGTGGTGCCTGTGGAAGTCAAGGCCGGCAAAACAGGCTCCCTGCGGTCTCTGCAGGTTTTCCTCCATGAGAAAAAAGCGGATTTCGCGGTCCGCTTCAATACTGACTTTCCCTCTACAGGTGAGTTCCGGACTTCGATCCCAGGCGCTGAACAGAGGTGTTACCGGCTCCTGTCACTGCCTCTTTACCTGATCTGCCAGGCGCAGAGGCTGATAGAGCGCGAGAATGCCACAGCCACTACCTGACCTCATTGTACATGCTTGTTGAGATGAAAATTCTGTATAAAAATGATAAAATTCAGATATTGATGATCTTTATCGAATGCAAAAGGAGCTGTTAGTGAGACTTAGTCCTGATGAAATCAGAGCGATCAAGGAAAGCGTAGCAGAAGCAGATCCGAAAGCCGTGATCTATCTGTACGGGTCCCGCTCCGACGACGGCAAGCGGGGCGGAGATATCGACCTGATGGTGCTTTCCGATAAAATAGACAGGCGGGCCAGGCGGAAGATAAAGCTCAAGATCTATGATCGAATTGGGGAACAGAAGATTGATCTTCTGGTGACCGCAGATCCTGTTACACCGCTTGAGAAAATTGCGTTCAACCAGGGGGTGCGGCTTTGACGCAGAAGGAATACAGGGAGTATCTGCTGCATGTCTTGAAAAAACTGAACGAGTCAACCGGATGGCTGCAGAGGTCTTATGACAAATGCCTGGAGCATGATTTATCGGCAGACCTGAGCGAAGATCAGTTTGACGATTTCGAGAATCTTACCAGCAGATTCGCGAGGACCAGCGACATCCTGATGCAGAAAGCTTTCCGCGCCCTGGATGAGGCTGAATTCGAAGGCGGCGGAACCATGATCGACACCTTCAACAGAGCCCACAAGCGCGGATTGATCGATTCCGTGGAATTCATGCGCGATCTCAGGGAACTGAGAAATGAAATCAGCCATGATTATAACGTAGAGGACTTGAAGCAGCTTTTCCGCGATGTGCTGGAGCAGACGCCTCTGATTTTACAGGTGATTGAAAGAATCAGGAAATACGCGGAAAAATTCAATGAGGAATAAAATACAACCGCAACCTGCTCCCATGGGTCGAGCACCGGATAGCATGACTCACGTGGTAAAATGAGTTATAATCTATAAATAAAGCAGGAGGAATCATGCCGGTTGCCATTAAGCTCGAATTCAATCAGTTGCGGGATTTGATCATGCAGTTGAATGAAGATGAATTGGAACAATTGACTGAGCAGATACGCAAAATGCAGAAAAATATGGCGAAAAAGCGTGAAAATTCTCCCAAGTTTAAATCACTGAAAATTAAAACCGGAAATTTCAAATTCAATCGGGAAGAAGCTAATGAGAGAAAAGCTAGAGCCGAAAAAAACCATCCTGAACAGGACATGATTTCAAGATTAATCCAAAAACCACTTAAAAAACCCGGTTTTGTCCCAATGAACAGGGATGAAATTTATGGGAAATAAATTTGCGGTTGCAGCATTTTATACACTGAAGACATGCAGGATGGGCAGATTATCGAAAAAAAGCTGAAGATTGTGAATCCGTTTAAATAATGGGAGAAATCGTGCAGGAGGCTAAATGAAGAATCTGGAAAAAGTGATTCGCGGGCTGGTCAGACCCCTGGTAGTGACCGGCGCGTTCAAGGACGAAAGTTCAGCTGTGAAAGAAATGGTGATGATGTTGATAGAAAAAAAACTGGCGTCGTTTCGTGAAGTGATTGAAAAAAATACCGGGAAATACGGTGAATTCACAAAGTTCTCAGCCGACATCCAAAACCGCGCCACTATTGATGACGAAGATATCTGGATGGAATGGAAAAGCGCGATCGAGATGAATCGAGCCTGGGAAGAAGCCAGGCGTGATCTGATCAGGTGCAATGCATAATTTTTTTGATAAACTTCTTTCCATACTGGAGGGAATTAAGGTGACATTGGAGCGAACTTGACTGACTGGATTGAATTGATCAGAGATTGTTTTGCTGAAGACAGAGTATTATACAGCAGTCATGCTTTATCTGAAATGAAAAACGAGGAATTTGGCTGCATCACTGACAAGGAGATTGAAGAATCAATAGGCAATGGCAGGATCATTGAGTTGTACCCAGCGGATGAACCGTATCCAAGTTGTCTGATATATGGGAAAACAGGTTGCGACAGGCCGATTCACGCTGTATGCGCCGTTTCCGAAAAAGAGCACTTGTGCATCATAGTGACTGCTTATCAGCCGGACCCGGAGCGGTGGGAGCAGTTTGAAAGGAGAAAGCCATGAATTGTGTGGTATGCAAAAACCCGGAAATCAACATGAAAAAGGTGGATGAAGAGATCAGAACCGGCAAGGATATTGTTCTTCTTTCACTTGATGTTCTGGTTTGCGATCATTGCGGCGAAAGATATTATGATCGTGCGACTGTCAGAAAAATCGAGGAAGTCAGGAACAGACTGTCTTCAAATAAATTGAAGTGTGAAGTGGAAGGTCGGGTGCTGAGGGCTAAGGTTGCATAATTCCGCAAATAGGAACTGGTGGAAAAATTCCACCGGTTCAAAAAATTAAAACACTTCGGCAGTTTTGAAATTCAAGCACACGATCAAGAAGAAAAACAGTAAAATTGAAAGATGCTCTATGGAGACACTTGCAAAACTTGATTTCAGGTATAAAATGATTTTGCAAGCTAACCCGATGCATGAGTTTTGTTAGTGCTCCAAGAGCCCCTAACAAAACATCACCCCGGTTATAGCAACAAAAATATTTTGTAAGGGGCTCTATGTATAAACTTGGAGTGATCGGAAGCGGTTATGTCGGGCTCGTCACAGCCGCCTGCTTCGCGGATGTGGGCAATACAGTGTTCTGCGTAGACATTGACGAGAGGAAGAGCAATTTTGCGGGTTTGAAATTTAAACCCACAATCAAGAAGAAGTAAAAAAGAAACAAAAAAGAAATATGAGTGATACACTGGAAAATAAAATAATTCATTCGGGTCAGTATAATATCGGGTACATTTGCAGCCGTTTGCAGTGTGAACAGGGACTAAGAGACAAGACTGCCATGAAATGGATTTCACCATCCATGGAGATGAGAGAGATTTCTTTTGGGGAATTGGAGATCGAGAGCAACCGTTTTGCCAATGCTCTAAACTCGTTGAATGTAGTTTCGGGCGAAAGGGTATTTATTTTCTTACCCAAAGTTCCTGAATTATTTTTTTCATTCCTCGGAATTCTAAAAAAGCGTGCAGTTGCAGGAACACTGTTTCCTAATTTTGGTGAGGACGCCTTAAAGGACCGGCTCTTTGACAGCGAGGCATCGATTTTGATTACGAAAAAGAGCCAGCTTAAGAAAATTGAAAAGATCTGGAAAATGTTGCCTACTTTGAGAACAATAATCCTTGTCGATGCAAACAGCCATGTTTCGGATACTGTTTTGAGTTACAAGTTGTTGACCGGCTCGGAAAAAAATGACTTTAATATTGAGATGACTGGTCCTGATACTCCTTCAGTTATGCACTATACATCCGGTTCCACAGGTAAACCAAAAGGAGTGATTCACGTTCATAAGAGTATACTTTCTCAGCATTTTACGACAAAATCAATTTTACAGTTAGAACCCGATGATATTTTTTGGTGTACTGCAGACCAGGGCTGGGTTACAGGGACATCATATGGAATAATCGGACCATGGAGCTGCGGAATTACCCAAATCCATTATGGTGGAGCATACAGCCCTGAAATCTGGATGAAGATAATTGAACAATTCAAAGTTAGTGTATGGTATACGGCACCTACTGCTTTAAGGATGTTAAAAAGAGAACCTGACGATCTGTTTTATGGATTCAACTTTTCAGAATTGAGAAGTATCTTCAGTGTTGGAGAGCCTCTTAACCCGGAGGTTTTTCTCTGGGGAAAGCGTGTTTTTAAAAAAGATATTTATGACACCTGGTTTCAAACCGAGACAGGAAGCATCATGGTTTCTAATCGTCCGGGTTTGATTGCCAAACCTGGATCTATGGGGAAACCAGTTGAAGGTATTGATGCCAGAGTTTTATCTGATGAAGGAGTTGAATGCCTTATCGGCAGTAAAGGTAACCTTTGCATGAAGCCTGGATGGTCATCAATGTTTGCTGGATATAACAAAGCGGACGAAGTTTATCAGAACAAATTCAAGAACGGATTCTATTTTTCAGGAGACCTGGCTCATATTGATGAGGAAGGATATTTCTGGTTCAGCAGCCGCTCAGATGACGTAATCAACACTGCCGGACATCTGATCAGCCCATTTGAAGTGGAAAGTGCATTGTTGGAAATTCCTGATGTGGCAGACACCGCAGTGATCGGAGCTCCGGATGATCTGCTCTGGGAAAAAGTAGTTGCCTATCTGGTGCTGAAACCTGGAATTGAATGGAATAACGAACTGGAATTAAAGATCCGTCTGCATGTTTCCAATCGAGTTTCATCAATTGCTACGCCTCAGGACATTAAAATTATCAGCAAAATACCTAAAAATAAAAGCGGAAAAATCATGCGGAGAGTCCTTAAATCCATGTATCTTGGTAATGATCTCGGTGATCTCTCCACAATGGAGGACGAGGCATGAATGTTGCAGAAAAACTGAATGATGTTTTCAGACAAGTATTTGACAATGAAGAAATCGTAATTTCACCTGTTATGACTGCAAATGATGTGGACGGCTGGGATTCACTCTCGCATGTCAACCTTATTTTAGCTATAGAAACAGCATTCAGGATCAGTTTTACCCAGCGTGAATTATTAACTTTTAGGAATGTCGGGGATTTGATTTCTTCGATTGAGAAGAAAATCGTGAAGCAAAGCAACTAATGGCTTTTCAATCTTTTGGTTTTGCCGGATTTTTATCGATACTGGTTTTACTTTATTCCATAACATCTAAGAAGAATCGATGGTTGTTACTTCTCTCATTCAGCCTGATTTTTTATGCTTCTCTTCTATCTTTATGGTTGATGTTCTCACTGACATTTGTAACGCTGATTTCCTTTGCATTTGGAAAACTATTGCATAGATACCAAGATCATAAATATCAGACGAGTTTGCTCTGGCTCGGCATTTTTCTAGCTTTATTGCCATTGATACTGTCCCGATATTCTTTATTAATTGCTTCTTCTTGCAACCGCATTTTTAGTCTATTCAACAGCAGTATGATCTTTTCAACGACTAGTACAATCGCCTCCATTGGAATTTCTTTTTTTGTTTTTCAAGCGATCGGATACTTGATAGATGTTTATTTAGCTAAAATACTTCCTGAATACAACCTAGGAATATTCTTTTTGTTTATCTGTTTCTTTCCGAAGATTCTGCAGGGACCAATTGAACGCGCAGATAAACTTATACCACAGTTAAAGCAGTGGAGCGATTTTAATTACGATAATTTACGACTAGGTGTGATGCAATTTACTAACGGGTTATTCAAAAAAATAGTGGTTGCCGATACACTGGCTTTGCCTGTAAACATGGTCTTCGCTGATGTTGGAAAATTTACCGGACTTCCACTTCTACTTGGGATTATTATGTATGCTTGGCAAATTTACTTTGATTTTTCTGGTTATACAGATATGGCTATGGGTGTAGCGAAAATGTTCAACATTGATCTGACAAACAACTTCAACTCACCCTATGCAGCTAAAAACATTGCTGAATTCTGGAGGAGATGGCATATTTCTTTTTCGCAATGGATTCTGGATTATATTTTCAAACCTTTGCAGATGACATTTAGAAAATATGGCAACTTGGGGAATGCGCTGGCTTTAATGATCACCTTTGTAGTTTGTGGAATCTGGCACGGACCCACGTTAGGGTTCTTTATCTGGGGGTGCTTGCATGGAATTTATATGGCCACATCAGTTCTCTTTCAGCCATTGAGTAAAAAACTTAATAAACGATACAGATTTGAGAATTCACGTACAGTTAGTTTTTTTTCAATGTTATTGACTTTTTCTATGGTTTGTTTTGCCTGGATTTTTTTCCGAGCTGCCAACATTCAAGACGCGTTCTACATAGTGAAAAATATTTGTAAAATTGATCCAGGATTGTCCATAAATACGATTCTCGCAAACATGGCATGGGGTAAAAAGGCTTCAGCAGCAGCGGCGGTAACAGTTGCAGTCTATTTTCTTCCTCTGTTTAAAGATTTCACTCGCAATAAGGTTGCTTTCTTTTCTCATGGCTTTTATCGACGCTGGTTTGTTTACTATTCGATGGCAATGTGCATATTGCTTTTGGGGCGGTGGGGAGAGTCTCAGTTTATTTATTTTAGATTCTGAAAAAAATGAAAAAATTCTTTTTAAAGTTTTTTTTATTACTGCCATTGTCTGTCATCATTATTGGTACAAATTATTATACTGACCCTGCTAATCTATTTAGTAATTCCAAAATTGAAAACAAGATATCCAAACTGATCATTGCTCATAAAAATTTTTCAGGTATAGATAGTTTCGATGAAAGAATCATGCAAAAAAATATAATTAATTCATTCGAAGAATCGCCTAAAATCATCTCACTTGGTTCAAGCAGAATTATGCAAATAGAGTCGAACCTTTTTAGCGACAATACTTTTTTCAATCATTTTGTTTCAGGGGCTTCACTTGAGGATTTTATTGCAATCATGGGAATGTATTTTGATAAAGGTATAAAACCTGAGATTGTTATCATAGGGCTGGATCCATGGTTACTAAATAAAAATAATGGCCAAACAAGATGGATTTCTTTAAAAGAAGAATATAACAATGGACTTTTAAGATTGGGAGGTAAAGCCAAATTTACATTTAATTTTCCTGGATGGAACAAATGGAGCCAACTGATTTCATTAGCCTATTTTCAAGAGTCTTTTACATATTTAATTAAAAGAAAGAAGAAGATGCTGGAAACTACTGATAAGCCTAATGAGACATCTTCAGTCATTCGTTTCGATGGATCAAGAGGACTATCGAAAATTGAAAGAGAACGAACCTCAGAAGAAGTAAGCAAGATGGCTAATGAATATGCTTCTGAGGAGCCTGTATATTCGTTAGGAGATTTTAATGAGTTGGATCAAGAACTAAAAACAAATTTTAATTTATTTATCCTTTTTCTGGTTGGGCAAAATGTAAAACCAATCTTTGTACTAGCGCCATATCATCCAAAAGCTTACAAAAAAATAATTAAAAAATATGCTGTTGTGGCTGAAGCGGAGGCATTTTATAAAAAATATGCTTTTGATAATGGCATTGACTTGGTTGGTTCATATAATCCTGACATTTCAAATACCGATTGTTCCCTTTTTTATGATGGGATGCACCTTAAAGTTGATTTTTACCGAACAATTTTACCCGATTTGATCTTGAAAAATTTAAAAAAGTAGAGAGCCTCTTAAGAGCACATCATGTAAATACTTGACCGGATAATTATCAAGATATATACTCAACGCTAAGGTTTGTGTATGTAAATCAATTCCCCTCGCATGCAGCAAAAAAATGTTTGGAGGATTTCGCTGAAATTAAAGAATCTAAGAATTTTAGTTACAGGCTCTGACGGCTTTATCGGCAGCCATCTAGTGGAAGCTCTTTTGGAGAAAGGTGCCAAAGTCCGGGCATTTGTGTATTACAATTCTTTCAACTCCTGGGGATGGCTGGATACATTTTCCAGGAAAAAACTTGATCAGATAGAGATCTTTGCCGGGGACGTGAGGGACCCGAATGGAGTGAGAGAAGCCATGAAGGGCTGTGATGTTGTTTTTCATCTTGCAGCCCTGATCGGGATCCCATTTTCCTATCATTCTCCTGATTCCTATGTGGACACTAACATTAAAGGCACTCTCAATGTGCTGCAGGCTGCCCGGGATCTCAGCACTAAAAGAATCCTTGTAACTTCCACATCTGAAGTATATGGCACAGCCCAATACGTGCCGATCGATGAAAAGCATCCTTATCAAGGGCAATCCCCGTATTCAGCCAGCAAGATCGGAGCAGATCGGATGGCTGAGTCCTTTTACCGCTCCTTTGATCTGCCTGTGACTATAGTCAGGCCTTTCAACACTTATGGTCCCAGACAGTCAGCCAGGGCAGTCATACCTACGATCATTACTCAGTTACTCAATGGATATAAAAAGATTAAACTGGGTGCTTTACACCCGACCAGGGATCTGACTTTTGTCAAAGATACCTGCAGGGGATTCATCGCGATTGCAGAATCAGATAAGACTGTCGGGAAAGAGATTAATATTGCCGGCAATTCAGAAATATCTATTGGCGAACTGGCCAAGAAATTAATCAGTATGATAAACCCTAAGGCAAAAATCGTCAGTGATCAGGCAAGGTTGAGACCAGGAAAAAGCGAAGTGGAGCGATTGTGCGGAGATAATACCCTGATCAGGAAATTGACAGGCTGGAAGCCTGAGTATTCGCTGGATAAGGGGTTTTCTGAGACAATCGAATGGTTAAGGGACCCGAAAAATCTGCAGGGCTATAAAGCAGGGATTTACAATGTCTGAAAAGCAGAATTTCATTCCTCTATCAGTTCCCAGTTTTCAGGGCAATGAGCTTAAATATGTGACTGAATGCATCAAAACAGAATGGGTTTCCACTGCAGGCGCTTATGTGGAAAAGTTTGAAAAGGAGATAGCTGATTATACAGGATCAAAATATGCCATAGCTTGTGCAAATGGAACTTCGGCTCTGCATGTATCGCTGCTCGTCGCAGGAGTGATGTCGGGCATGGAAGTGATTGTGCCTACACTGACTTTCATTGCTCCTGTAAATACAGTCAATTACGTCGGAGCACGCCCGATCTTCATGGATTGTGATGACTTTCTCAATATTAATGTGGATAAAACCATAGATTTCTGCGAGAAAGAATGCAGATTTGACGGGAAAAACCTGATCAATAAATCAAGCAGTGCTGTTGTTAAGGCAATCATCCCAGTGCACATCTTCGGCCATCCGGTTGATATCGAGCCACTGATGGAACTTGCCGCCAGGTTCAACTTGACTGTAATCGAGGATGCCACTGAATCTTTAGGCAGCTATTACAAAA comes from the Candidatus Wallbacteria bacterium genome and includes:
- a CDS encoding AAA family ATPase, translating into MYRKALEYLLEWKKRGSRKPLVIRGARQVGKTYLVRELGKKFASILEINFDRNPEKAELFASRDAAKIVRLLEVDANAEVIPGKTLIFLDEIQAVPDLLPVLRYFHEELPEIHLIAAGSLLDFVLSDHDFPMPVGRVEYLHLGPLDFEEFLAAVGEARLLEFLRNYSPIESMPAPFHGKLLQLLRDFFIVGGMPSGIRAYLDSGKITEANREQQSIIQTFEDDFGKYCRRCDPILLRKTFRMLPALLGCKVKYSRIDPGAKAKAVSDCIHLLELARIVFRVSHSSGNGIPLGAEADSRDFKLLFLDIGLAVSMLGLNSRVLTGSESIMLINSGAIAEQFVGQHLAYSGEAYETPGLHYWNREKKSSSAEVDFLIQSGNKVVPVEVKAGKTGSLRSLQVFLHEKKADFAVRFNTDFPSTGEFRTSIPGAEQRCYRLLSLPLYLICQAQRLIERENATATT
- a CDS encoding NAD-dependent 4,6-dehydratase LegB, with the translated sequence MQQKNVWRISLKLKNLRILVTGSDGFIGSHLVEALLEKGAKVRAFVYYNSFNSWGWLDTFSRKKLDQIEIFAGDVRDPNGVREAMKGCDVVFHLAALIGIPFSYHSPDSYVDTNIKGTLNVLQAARDLSTKRILVTSTSEVYGTAQYVPIDEKHPYQGQSPYSASKIGADRMAESFYRSFDLPVTIVRPFNTYGPRQSARAVIPTIITQLLNGYKKIKLGALHPTRDLTFVKDTCRGFIAIAESDKTVGKEINIAGNSEISIGELAKKLISMINPKAKIVSDQARLRPGKSEVERLCGDNTLIRKLTGWKPEYSLDKGFSETIEWLRDPKNLQGYKAGIYNV
- a CDS encoding YgiT-type zinc finger protein gives rise to the protein MNCVVCKNPEINMKKVDEEIRTGKDIVLLSLDVLVCDHCGERYYDRATVRKIEEVRNRLSSNKLKCEVEGRVLRAKVA
- a CDS encoding acyl carrier protein, whose product is MNVAEKLNDVFRQVFDNEEIVISPVMTANDVDGWDSLSHVNLILAIETAFRISFTQRELLTFRNVGDLISSIEKKIVKQSN
- a CDS encoding GDP-L-fucose synthase; its protein translation is MEKAAKIYIAGHDGLVGSAFVRKLKEQGYENLIFAHYTEVDLRRQEDTERFFEKHKPEYVFLAAAKVGGILANNTYKAEFIYDNLMIATNVIHSSYKFGVKKLLNLGSSCIYPKLAPQPLKEEYLLTGPLEPTNEPYAIAKIAAIKLCRYYNEQYGTNFISVMPTNMYGPHDNFNLETSHVLPAMLRKFQLAKLLSEEKYDAVISDLKKYGNFPADLSTALSNHHSLTTSHLSRFGIYPDHVSLWGSGTPYREFLHVDDMVDACLMLMEKFSCQEIGELINIGTGEDTTIKDLAELIRGIVGFNGEIRWDSSKPDGTPKKQQDVSRLNGLKWKAKIDIKEGIKKYYQWYLNNCIGK
- a CDS encoding nucleotidyltransferase domain-containing protein; the encoded protein is MRLSPDEIRAIKESVAEADPKAVIYLYGSRSDDGKRGGDIDLMVLSDKIDRRARRKIKLKIYDRIGEQKIDLLVTADPVTPLEKIAFNQGVRL
- a CDS encoding DUF4258 domain-containing protein, translating into MTDWIELIRDCFAEDRVLYSSHALSEMKNEEFGCITDKEIEESIGNGRIIELYPADEPYPSCLIYGKTGCDRPIHAVCAVSEKEHLCIIVTAYQPDPERWEQFERRKP
- a CDS encoding DUF1574 family protein; this translates as MKKFFLKFFLLLPLSVIIIGTNYYTDPANLFSNSKIENKISKLIIAHKNFSGIDSFDERIMQKNIINSFEESPKIISLGSSRIMQIESNLFSDNTFFNHFVSGASLEDFIAIMGMYFDKGIKPEIVIIGLDPWLLNKNNGQTRWISLKEEYNNGLLRLGGKAKFTFNFPGWNKWSQLISLAYFQESFTYLIKRKKKMLETTDKPNETSSVIRFDGSRGLSKIERERTSEEVSKMANEYASEEPVYSLGDFNELDQELKTNFNLFILFLVGQNVKPIFVLAPYHPKAYKKIIKKYAVVAEAEAFYKKYAFDNGIDLVGSYNPDISNTDCSLFYDGMHLKVDFYRTILPDLILKNLKK
- a CDS encoding AMP-binding protein, translated to MSDTLENKIIHSGQYNIGYICSRLQCEQGLRDKTAMKWISPSMEMREISFGELEIESNRFANALNSLNVVSGERVFIFLPKVPELFFSFLGILKKRAVAGTLFPNFGEDALKDRLFDSEASILITKKSQLKKIEKIWKMLPTLRTIILVDANSHVSDTVLSYKLLTGSEKNDFNIEMTGPDTPSVMHYTSGSTGKPKGVIHVHKSILSQHFTTKSILQLEPDDIFWCTADQGWVTGTSYGIIGPWSCGITQIHYGGAYSPEIWMKIIEQFKVSVWYTAPTALRMLKREPDDLFYGFNFSELRSIFSVGEPLNPEVFLWGKRVFKKDIYDTWFQTETGSIMVSNRPGLIAKPGSMGKPVEGIDARVLSDEGVECLIGSKGNLCMKPGWSSMFAGYNKADEVYQNKFKNGFYFSGDLAHIDEEGYFWFSSRSDDVINTAGHLISPFEVESALLEIPDVADTAVIGAPDDLLWEKVVAYLVLKPGIEWNNELELKIRLHVSNRVSSIATPQDIKIISKIPKNKSGKIMRRVLKSMYLGNDLGDLSTMEDEA